The Triticum aestivum cultivar Chinese Spring chromosome 7B, IWGSC CS RefSeq v2.1, whole genome shotgun sequence genome window below encodes:
- the LOC123160843 gene encoding patatin-like protein 3, whose amino-acid sequence MATPAIALLDQTLPFGIGGGGGSDRLSKEIFSILESNFLFGAQALEPAGACSAGHVRVLSIDGGADGGALAAAALVRLERRLQELSGNPEARVADYFDVAAGSGAGGFLAAALFARRMPAEAARDIVAKNRKVFSGRHGRGGLFSRPEAVFRKVFGDLTVRDAAKPLLIPCYDMATAAPFVFSRADAVEAEAFDFPLWQVCAAACGVGPAEVASLDGRTRLRAAAAAGGTGAGVANPTAVAVTHVLHNKREFPFAAAAGDLVVLSLGGNAAAGSGARASSSSLLRIAGACQADMVDQAVSMAFGENRATNYIRIQGNSITAGATAEAAMAERGVESVLFRGKKLMPQTNGERLDGVAEQLVREQHRRMDSKTPVVLIKPSATPRTSSSSASTLITVSTNSSSESP is encoded by the exons ATGGCGACTCCCGCGATCGCGCTCCTTGATCAGACCCTGCCGTtcggcatcggcggcggcggtggctcggaCCGGCTCAGCAAGGAGATCTTCTCCATCCTCGAGTCCAACTTCCTCTTCGGCGCGCAGGCGCTGGAGCCGGCCGGGGCGTGCTCGGCGGGCCACGTGCGCGTGCTCTCCATCGACGGGGGCGCCGACGGCGGCGCGCTCGCCGCGGCCGCGCTGGTCAGGCTCGAGCGCCGGCTGCAGGAGCTGTCGGGCAACCCCGAGGCGCGCGTCGCGGACTACTTCGACGTGGCGGCCGGGTCCGGCGCCGGCGGGTTCCTCGCGGCCGCGCTGTTCGCGCGCCGGATgccggcggaggcggcgcgcgACATCGTGGCCAAGAACCGCAAGGTGTTCTCCGGCCGCCATGGGCGTGGTGGCCTGTTCTCCCGGCCCGAGGCCGTGTTCAGGAAGGTGTTCGGGGACCTCACCGTGCGCGACGCCGCCAAGCCGCTGCTGATCCCCTGCTACGACATGGCAACGGCCGCGCCGTTCGTCTTCTCCCGCGCCGACGCCGTGGAGGCCGAGGCGTTCGACTTCCCGCTCTGGCAGGTCTGCGCCGCGGCGTGCGGGGTGGGCCCGGCAGAGGTGGCGTCCCTTGACGGGCGCACCAGGCTgcgcgccgcggcggcggctggcgggacCGGCGCTGGCGTGGCCAACCCGACCGCCGTGGCCGTCACCCACGTGCTCCACAACAAGCGCGAGttccccttcgccgccgccgccggcgacctcgtcGTGCTGTCTCTCGGCGGGAACGCCGCCGCCGGGTCGGGCGCCCGCGCGTCGTCCTCCAGCCTCCTGCGCATCGCCGGCGCGTGCCAGGCCGACATG GTGGACCAAGCCGTATCAATGGCGTTCGGAGAGAACAGAGCAACCAACTACATCCGCATCCAG GGCAACAGCATTACCGCGggagcgacggcggaggcggccaTGGCGGAGCGGGGGGTGGAGTCGGTCCTGTTCCGGGGCAAGAAGCTGATGCCGCAGACCAACGGGGAGCGGCTGGACGGCGTGGCGGAGCAGCTGGTGCGGGAGCAGCACCGGAGGATGGACAGCAAGACGCCCGTGGTGCTCATCAAGCCGTCGGCGACGCCCAGGacgtcgtcctcgtcggcgtccACGCTCATCACCGTGTCCACCAACTCCTCCTCGGAGTCGCCCTGA